From the Priestia aryabhattai genome, the window CAATTCATCGTCAAACAATCAAATGCAGCCGCCAAGCGGTTTGTCAAATAGCGGTCAAATGCTAATGCCAAATAGCTTTTCAAGCAAATCATCATCTTCAAAACAAAAAAGTGGAGGAATGAACGCAGAAGTAAACAAAAAGCTACTAAACTATTTAACAAAAAATAATACAGGTGAAAAATATTTATTTGCAACAACGGATTCAACTTCAGCTGCGCCTTATATTATCGAAACGGGCAAGCCCGTAATGGCAATGGGTGGATTTAGCGGTTCAGATCCAATTCTAACGGTGAGTAAATTAAAAGCCATGATTAAAAAAGGTGAAGTGAAATATTTCTACTTGTCTGGAATGGGCAAGGGAGGTCAATCTGACGTTATAACGTGGATTAAAGAAAATAGTAAGGAGGTTCCTTCTTCCAAATGGCAGTCTACTTCATCAAGTTCTCAGCAAGGACCATCTGGAAATGGAACATTATACGAAATAACGCTTAAATAAGGAGGACATGAACATGAGTTCAATTATTAAATATTCTATTGTTGTTCCTGTCTACAACGAAGAAGAAGTGATTCATGAAACCTACCGCCGTTTAACAGAAGTGATGCGTTCAACGAAAGAAGCTTACGAGCTTCTTTTCGTGAACGACGGCAGTAGAGACCGAACAGCAGAGATAATTAAAGACTACAGTGAGCAAGACCCGGCCGTTGTTTTATTAGATTTTGCCCGTAACTTTGGTCATCAAATTGCCATTACAGCTGGTATGGATTATGCAAGAGGAGAGGCGGTCGTTGTGATTGATGCTGATTTGCAAGACCCGCCTGAATTGATTTTAGAGATGATTGAAAAATGGAAGCAAGGGTTCGACGTTGTATACGCTAAGCGTACAAAGCGAAAAGGAGAAACATACTTTAAAAAGCAAACAGCTGCTATGTTTTATCGTTTCTTACGTGCGATGACCGATATTGATATTCCGCTCGATACAGGGGATTTCCGCTTGCTAGATCGTAAAGTGTGCAATCAAATGAATAGTATTCAAGAAAAAAATCGCTTTGTTCGCGGATTAGTAAGCTGGGTTGGCTTTAAGCAAATAGCGGTAGAATATGAGCGAGACGAGCGTTTGGCTGGAGAGTCGAAATATCCTTTGAAAAAGATGCTGAAGCTTTCAATGGATGGCATTACGTCTTTTTCATATAAACCGCTAAAGCTAGCTAGCTATGCTGGTGTAACTCTATCTGGTATCGGTTTTATTTATCTTTTAGTGGTGCTGTATTTGAAGTTATTTACCGACAGCACCATCACAGGGTGGTCGTCATTAATTGTCATTCAGCTATTCTTTAGCGGCATCATTTTAATTATGCTTGGTATGATTGGAGAATATATTGGCCGCATCTACGATGAAACAAAAAATCGTCCACTCTATATTGTCCGTGAAAAGTATCAGTTTGAGCCACGCAAGGAAGTATCTCTTCGTGACTAACAAATGGATATCTTTTATTAAATTTGCGTTAGTAGGAGTTGTAAATACACTGATTGATTTTATAGTATACGCAATCTTAACAACAATCGGTGTTAACTACATACTAGCGCAGTGGATTTCATATAGTGCGGGCATTTTAAATAGTTATGTCATGAATCGTAAATGGACGTTTGAGAGAAAAGAAAAAAGCAGGAAGCGTGAAGTGATTTCATTCGTGATCGTAAATTTGATCACTTTATCCCTAATGTCTTTTCTGTTGACTGTTCTATATAATAAATGGGGTATACCGCTGCTAATCAGTAAACTTTTGATCACAATCGTAAGTGTCGGTATCAATTTTATTGGTACTAAATTATTTGTATTTACTACTAAAAAAGAAAGAGGGATTCATATATGACGATAAAAAAAGCAGTTATTCCAGTAGGCGGTTTAGGAACTCGCTTTTTGCCAGCGACAAAAGCGCAGCCGAAAGAAATGCTGCCAATTGTCGATAAGCCTGCTGTACAATATATTGTAGAAGAAGCTGTGAAATCAGGTATTGAAAGTATTATTTTTATTACAGGCCGAAACAAAAAATCAATTGAAGACCATTTTGATAAATCAATTGAATTAGAGCAAATGCTTGAAGAAAAGCACAAGTTCGAAATGTTAAAAGAAGTCCAAACGATTTCATCAATGGCCAGCATTCACTATATTCGTCAAAAAGAGCCGTTAGGCCTCGGCCATGCTATTCTTTGTGCCGAACAGTTCATTGGAGATGAGCCGTTTGCCGTTCTTCTTGGAGACGATATTATGACTTCTGAAGAACCTGCGCTCAAACAGATGATCCAAGCGTATGAAACGACTAATCAATCAGTTATCGGAGTTAAAAAAGTGGATGCTGAAGAAGTATCAAAATATGGCATCATCAAGCCACAAAATAAATCTGGCAGCCTTCATGAAGTGAATGACTTGATTGAAAAACCATCGATAGAACAAGCTCCGTCAACTATTGCCGTTATGGGACGCTACATTTTAAATCCTTCTATTTTTTCTTATCTAAAAACGATTGAAAGAGGGGTAGGAAATGAATTACAATTAACAGATGCACTGCGTGTGGTATGTGAAAAAGAGAGCCTGTTTGCTCTTGAACTGGAAGGGCAGCGCTTTGATATTGGAGATAAGGTAGGCTATATGAAAGCGATGGTAGAAGTTGCGTTAAAGCGTAGAGATTTACGTCAAACGTTTTTATCGTATTTGGAGGGAATTGTAGAAAAAGAACGAGCAAACAACTTCAGCTAATAGGATTTAATCAGTTTGTTCATATTCAGTTCATATTTGAAGTATAAAATCCTTTTATTATCTTATGTCGCTCTCTGTTTGGTATAAACAGAGAGCTTACTGTGCGTAAAAGCTGGACAAACTTAGGGATAAGGAGAGACATGTATGATTCAAATATTAGTGGCAGATGATGATCAACATATTCGAGAGCTGATATCATTATATTTAGAAAATCAAGGATTTAAAATTATAAAAGCAGCAGATGGTGAAGAAGCATGGTCGAAAATGGAAGAGTTTCGAATTGATCTAGCAGTCGTTGATATCATGATGCCATTTAAAGACGGATGGGAACTAACAAAGGAAATTAAGGAGTATTTTGATATACCGGTTTTGATGGTAACAGCTAGAGGCGAATCGCATGATAAACTAAAAGGATTTGATATTGGAACAGACGATTATGTCGTGAAGCCATTTGATCCTCAGGAAATGGTTGCTCGTGTAAAGGCCCTTTTACGTAGGTACCGAGTAGAAGCTAACAATATAATCTATATGGGGAATATAAAATTAGACCGTACTAAACTAGAGATGAGTGCGGGAGAAACAAGCGAACAGCTGCCGTTAAAAGAGTTTGAATTACTGTTCACGTTAGTTAGTTCTCCTAGAAAGATTTTCACTCGTGATCAGCTTATTCAATTAATTTGGGGATATGATTATGAAGGAGATGAGCGCACGGTAGACGTTCATATAAAACGTCTGCGAGAGCGGCTTAATCATATGGAAAACGTCGGTATGGAAATCAAAACAATTCGCGGATTAGGCTACAGAGTAGAAGGGTGTTAACGTGAAATCAATTTATGTAAAGCTGGTGCTATCGTTCATTATTACGATTTTATTGAGCGTTGTGATTACCGTTGTCGTCACGACATTTCTTAGTAAGCAGAAGCTCGAAATGCGATTAGGTCAGGATATGGTGAAGATAGGAGAAGATTTTATCGATTTGTACGGAGCAGAAGACTCCGGCAAAGCTGCAAGATTTTTATCTAATTCATCATTTATTCATTTTTCGTTTATTATTATTGATGATCAGCATGAAGAAAAAGTATTAGGACAGCCAGGGCCGCCTATTCCAATTACACCAGAAGAAGTGGATCAAGTGTTAGATGGGAAGCGTTATTCTAATTTAAATGAGGAAAAAGGTGATCGTCCACAGCCAAACGTAGTGGGTCTTCCTTTTAAAGAAAATGGCCGATCGTATGCTCTATTTATTCAGTCTCATCCACAGCGGCAATTTTCAGTTATTCAAGATGTTCAAAATATCCAGCTTATTACGATTTTATTAGTAGGTATTGTATTATTTGCATATGTTTCAACGATTATTATTAAACCAATTAAGCGCCTTAGTACAGCGATGAAAGTGGTCGGACAAGGCGAATACAATGTGCAAGTAGAGCACGCGACAAATGATGAAATCGGTCTGTTAACTAAAAACTTTAATCAAATGACTAAAGAATTAAACAAAATAGAAACGATGAGGCAAGAGTTTATCGCAAGCGTTTCGCATGAAATTCAATCACCGCTGACCTCTATTCGCGGTTTTTCAGCGGCACTTAAAGATGATATCGTAAGTGAAGATAAAAAGATACAATATTTAACAATCATTGAAAAAGAAAGTACAAGACTTTCTCAGCTTAGTTCCAATTTGCTAAAGCTTGCTTCTCTTGACTCTGAACATCAAACGCTAATGCTGCAACAATACCGATTGGATGAACAAATCAGGCATGTGGTCATGGCTTTAGAACCTCAGTGGACAAAAAAGAACATAGAAATTGACCTTGATTTATCCAATGTTCAAATGGAAGCAGATAAAGATTTGTTAGAGCAAGTTTGGCTAAATTTAGTAACAAATGCGATCAAATATACGCCTGAAAATGGATTTGTGAAGATATCCATTCATCTAAAAAACGAAGAAATAGACGTAAAAGTAAAGGATAATGGAATTGGTATTGCAGAAGAAGATCAAAAATATATTTTTGAAAGCTTTTATAAAGTAGATAAATCCAGAACGTTAAAAGGAAGCGGCCTCGGTCTAGCTATTACAAAAAAAATTGTGCGACTGCATGAGGGCGCAATACGTGTAGAAAGCAAAAAAGAACAAGGAAGCGTCTTTACGGTGACACTACCTATCAAAAAAAATAGCAATAAAAAAGACTCGTCTGTGTAAGTTCATACAGATGAGTTTTTTAATTAGAACAAAGATATAAAAAAAATTAATAATATCTATTTATTTTTTTAATCCCTACTTGACATATAGGTAAAGTGTAAATAATATAGATAGTATAAATCTTTTGAAAAAATTGGGATGCTAAAGAAGCTGATCGGTCAACCGAAGGCTCATACTTGTTCGTTACTAGTGTGGGCCTTTTCTGTACATTGGCTGTGGCTATTAATATCTCAATCTTCAAATGAACATATGGGGAGGATTACCATGCATTTATCTTCTGCTCATTATACAAGTACTTATAGATGTTGTTCGCTTTGTTTATTCAATTGCAACTAAAATATAAAATTATCTATGAATAGGAGAATGATAAAATGGCTTCAATTACACAAGAAAAATTAGATTATATTGTTAAATTACTGACTGAAATCAACTATGGATCTGTATTAATTACTCTTCACGACGGACAAATTACTCAAGTAGACAGTACGGAGAAAAACCGCTTTTTAGCTAAAAGTAAAGTAGCAAGCCACAAATAAGCCCAATTAAATACTTATTGAGAGAGACTGAAAGGCTGGCCTAATTAGCGACGTCTTGGCAGCGGGGGCAAGCACGTACTGCGCCAAATATAGAAAACATGCGTATTCGAAGAAAGATTGACTTTCCTTACAGTAAAAGATTTAGAATTTTTTGAATTAAGTTTAGGTTATAGGTTTTATGAGTATTACGATGAGAAGTGTAAAGCTGCTAAAGTAGCAGCTTCCCCCCCCTTTTTAGTTATAAAAGTCTGACAGTTTCATTCCTGTGCTGATCGGATTACCGAAGGCTTCTGACCTACGTTAGGAGCCTTTTTTTATTTTTAAATTAATATAATAGGAGGAGAAAAGATGGAAAATTTATTACGGGCAGCAGTGCGGCAAAGAAAACAATACCTCATTGAAGAGTTATTGAAAAAAGGAATTTATAAAAAAGAAAACCATCATCTTTTTGAACTCACACTCTCTGACTTAGAAAAAGAGTATCAGGCACGTAGTAAGTAAAAAGAAAGCTTACGTGCAATAAAATAAAGGGAAAATAAAACTTAGTTGAATAATTGGCAAAGAGGTTATTATAGATAATTATTTAATACACAAAGCGTGAAGGGTATGCCTTTGCGCTTTTTATCTGTTAATAAATTAGTACCAGATATTAAAGTCAGGTGTTATAATTAAGTATCAACTGATTTGAGGTGGAGAAATGATACAATCAAAAGCTAGAATCACAGGTATGGGGACGTATACACCAAAGCAAAAATTAACGAACGACCATTTAAAAGAAATAGTAGATACAAATGACGAATGGATTGTGCAGCGTACAGGAATGAAAGAACGACGAATTGCAGATGAAGGAGAATACACGTCTACGCTTGCCATTCAAGCAGTTGAAAATTTGCTTCAACGATATGCTGTAGAAATAGAAGATGTAGATGCAATTATTGTTTCTACAACAACGCCGGATCACTTTTTTCCTAGCGTCGCGTGTCAGATTCAAGATTATTTTCATATTGAGCAGGCTGCAGCATTTGACTTAAGTGCCGCATGCGCTGGGTTTACATATGGCCTTCATGTAGCAAACGGCTTAGTGACATCGGGGTTACATAAAAAGATTTTAGTTATCGGTGCGGAAGTAATGTCGAAAATTACAGATTATACGGACCGGGCAACATGCGTGCTGTTTGGTGATGGAGCGGGAGCCATGCTTGTAGAGTACGACGAGCATAATCCAAGTTTCTTAGGATGTCATTACGGAACGGACGGAAGCGGAGGCGTAAATTTATACCGCTCTAATTTATCTGACACTCTTTCAGGAAAAGAAATTAATTCGAGTGGGAATTTAGTTCAAAACGGACGTGAAGTATATCGCTTTGCCGTCCGAACGGTTCCAAAAGGAGTGGAAGCATTATTAAAGAATACCTCTATTTTACTTTCTGCTGTAAATTGGTTTATTCCGCACAGTGCAAACCTTCGAATGATTGAAGCTATTTGTGCCAAAACAGGTGTTTCAACGGATAAAACGTTAACAAGTGTGCAATACTGCGGAAATACATCTTCAGCTTCTATTCCGCTTGCCTTGAACGAAGGAATAGTGACAGGAAAAGTACGGGAAAATGACCTTCTTATTCTCTATGGGTTTGGAGGAGGATTAACGCACTGTGGTGTGTTAATTAAATGGACGTGTAACGAAAAAAGCTAAAAGGCATCGCCTTTTAGCTTTTTTGTCTTTTACTGTTAGCAAGAGTTCGATAAAATGGAAAAAGAAGTAAAGGAGGGTGTATAGGAATCACGTTTTATACATTGAAGACAATGAAGAAATTGGATTAATGATTCAAAAAGAGCTTAAAAAGCAAAACTATGAAGTTACTTGGTTGCAATCGGGAGATAGCGCCAGTCAGTTTATTAAACAAGCGGATATTGTCATTCTAGATGTAATGCTTCCTGGCTTAGATGGATTTACAGGGGGAAAAAAGCTTAAAAAATTAGCACCTGATGTCCCTGTTTTAATGCTTTCAGCTCGTACAGCTCTAGAAGATAAGATTATGGGGCTAGAGTTTGCCGATGACTATGTCACAAAGCCGTTTCATCCAGAAGAACTGTTGGCGAGGCTTGAAGTATTGTTAAGAAGGTTTTCAAGAAAGAAAGAGGAACTTATTTTAAAACATTTGCATATTTCGATGAGAGACTATCGTGTAATGAACAGGGAGACAAGTGAAGAAATTAGTTTAACAGGTAAGCAATTTCATATTTTTACTTATTTCCTTCAGCATTTAAATCAAATCTTAACAAAAGAACAAATTTATGAAGGGGTATGGAAAGAGCGGTATATAGAAGGGGATAAAACGTTAATGGTACATATTCGCTATTTACGAGAAAAACTTGAGAAAAATGCAGCTAAGCCAGAAATTATTGAAACAATACGAGGGATTGGCTATAGGATAAAGCAATGAATATTAAACAGTCTCTTATCATGAAGTATATTTTAATTATGATTGTAGCTGTATTAATTATACCGGTATCATTTTTTGGGGGGCATGGCTTATCACAGTTTCTATTATGCGTATTCAAGGATTATTAAATGAAGAGTATAAAGGAAAAAGCTATTATGAACAAATGTGGAATGAAGAAGCCCAAAAGCTAGAAGGAGCAAATGAGGAAACAATCAATAAAAAGCTAAAATTATTAAAGAAAAAATGCCCTGAAGCTTCAATGTTTTGGGTAAACGCTGCTGGACAAACAAAGCTTCCGTTTCCTTACAATGAATCACTCCCGAAGAAATGGTCATCTTCTTATACAGCTGAATTTATAAAAAGCCGATATGGAAACGACCCGTATACGGTTCTTGCCTTTATCGGAGCAGATAAAAAGCAAGGTTTTATGGTAATTGAAGTGCCGGAAAAAGCCGTTGAGCTACCTATTCAGAAACTAGATCCAGCCTACTATAACATTTATTTAGGGTTTGTTTTTATAATTGTGCTTTCTTTTATTGTACTTTCTCTATTCTTTTTCGTTCAAATTCGAAAGAGATTGCGAGCGTTACAAACTGCTATGAATAACAAAGACGAACAAGGAATTCCCTTGCCTGTTGTATCTGGCTCCACGGATGAAATAGGGCAGCTAGAACAATCGTTTAATCAAATGGTTAAACAGCTTCATGAAAGTCGGAATCGAGAGCAGCAAGAAGAACAGCTACGGCAAGACTTAATTATGAGTCTATCGCATGACTTACGAACACCACTCACGACTGTTCGAACTCATATCTATCAACTGAAAAACGAAGAAGTGACGTTGAATGTTCAACAAGCTCTTGAGGTGATTGATACTAAAGTAGAATTTGTCAGCAGTTTAATAGATAATTTATTTTCCTATACGCTGCTGTTAAATGGAAAATATCCGTATCGAGAAGAGGAAATTGACATGGTTCGATTTCTCAGAAAAAGCATTGCTCAGTGGTATCCACTATTTGAGGAAGCGAATATGGAAGTGGGTATTCAACTGTCGTCTCAGTCCATATACTGGTACGGAGATGTACAGTGGTTAGAAAGAATAATAGATAATTTATGTCAAAACGTGATTCGTCATGCTAAAGAAGGTCGCTTTATCGGTTTTCGTCTTGTTCAAAATAATGGTTCATCTTCCCTTATCATTTTTGATAAAGGGTCAGGCTTTAAAAAGAATAGCGAGACAAAACAAAATGGTGTAGGTCTAGCTATTGTTGATGCAATGATTAAAGAAATGGAGTTAACGTGGTCGATTCATTCAACGAAAAATGGAACGGATATTCAAATTACGTACGAAGCGAGGGACTAATTCACTCGCTTTTTTAAACGAATTTTAACCTTTCTTTTCCTTCCTCTTAACTTTCTCTGTTTATAGTAATAGAGAGGTGATAAAAGTGGAAATTGTTAAAACGACTCAGCTGATAAAAGTATTTAAAGGAGTAGAAGCTGTAAGTGAAGTGAATCTATCCATTAAAGAAGGAGAAATCTATGGCTTTTTAGGACCCAACGGAGCAGGGAAGACCACAACGATTCGAATGCTGCTCGGTTTAATGAAGCCAACGCGCGGCGAAATCGAGCTGTTTGGAGAAAGTATAAAAAACCACAGGCAGCATATTCGAGCATTAAAAAAGATAGGTTCACTTGTAGAGAGCCCTTCCTATTATGCTCATTTAACGGCAAGAGAAAATCTAGAAGTACTTCGCAAAATACTGGGAGTCTCTAAAAAAAGAGTGGATGAAGTACTAGATATTGTAAAATTAACAAAAGAAGCAAATCGTCCAGTTAAAGGCTTTTCTCTTGGGATGAAACAGCGGCTTGGTATTGCTTCTGCACTTCTCGGAAACCCTCGTTTATTAATCTTAGATGAACCAACCAACGGACTAGATCCTGCAGGAATTCAAGAAATCCGTTCATTGATTAAAGAAATGCCAAGAAAAAACGGAGTTACCGTGTTGATTTCAAGTCATTTACTTTATGAAATTGACCACTTAGCGACTCAAGTAGGCATTATTACAAAAGGAAAGATGCTATTTAATGGGTCAATTGAATCGCTTCGCAAAAAGGCCAACCATCAAGTGGCATTTACAATAGGGGAGATAGAAAAGGCAAAAACGATACTATTAACAAACGGATTTGTACCTACTATCGATAAAAACAGTCTCCTTCTAGATTATATTGATCATGAGCAAGTGGCACATCTCGTTTATCAGCTCGTGCAAGAAAATGTCTCTATCTATCGCGTTGAAGAAAAAACAAAATCACTAGAAGATATCTTTTTAAAGCTGACGAGCGAGGAGAATGAACATGTTCATGAAAATACTGCAGGCTGAGTGTATGAAATTAAAAAGAAAAGGGCTCTGGCTTTTATTACTTTTAGGTCCAGCGGGTGTAATAGGCTTAACACTGGTTGATTATAGCGTTCGATATGAATATTTAATTCAACAAAATCCAAATGTGTGGGAAGGTCTTTTTCATGAAATAAACATTACACTTCCAACAGCTTTTTTACTGGGAGGAACGATTCTTGCTTCAAATATAGCGCATGTTGAATATCATAGAAGCTCCTGGAAGCAGCTACTGAGCTTACCTGTAAGCAGACTAAGTGTTTATACGGGAAAATTTATAGTAGTTATGGCTATGTTACTCATCGCTTCTGCTGTTCTATTGATCAGTATAATCGGGCTAGGGTGGTGGTTGGGCTTTGGTCTTCC encodes:
- a CDS encoding glycosyltransferase family 2 protein, which encodes MSSIIKYSIVVPVYNEEEVIHETYRRLTEVMRSTKEAYELLFVNDGSRDRTAEIIKDYSEQDPAVVLLDFARNFGHQIAITAGMDYARGEAVVVIDADLQDPPELILEMIEKWKQGFDVVYAKRTKRKGETYFKKQTAAMFYRFLRAMTDIDIPLDTGDFRLLDRKVCNQMNSIQEKNRFVRGLVSWVGFKQIAVEYERDERLAGESKYPLKKMLKLSMDGITSFSYKPLKLASYAGVTLSGIGFIYLLVVLYLKLFTDSTITGWSSLIVIQLFFSGIILIMLGMIGEYIGRIYDETKNRPLYIVREKYQFEPRKEVSLRD
- a CDS encoding GtrA family protein, with the protein product MTNKWISFIKFALVGVVNTLIDFIVYAILTTIGVNYILAQWISYSAGILNSYVMNRKWTFERKEKSRKREVISFVIVNLITLSLMSFLLTVLYNKWGIPLLISKLLITIVSVGINFIGTKLFVFTTKKERGIHI
- the galU gene encoding UTP--glucose-1-phosphate uridylyltransferase GalU; this encodes MTIKKAVIPVGGLGTRFLPATKAQPKEMLPIVDKPAVQYIVEEAVKSGIESIIFITGRNKKSIEDHFDKSIELEQMLEEKHKFEMLKEVQTISSMASIHYIRQKEPLGLGHAILCAEQFIGDEPFAVLLGDDIMTSEEPALKQMIQAYETTNQSVIGVKKVDAEEVSKYGIIKPQNKSGSLHEVNDLIEKPSIEQAPSTIAVMGRYILNPSIFSYLKTIERGVGNELQLTDALRVVCEKESLFALELEGQRFDIGDKVGYMKAMVEVALKRRDLRQTFLSYLEGIVEKERANNFS
- a CDS encoding response regulator transcription factor; this translates as MIQILVADDDQHIRELISLYLENQGFKIIKAADGEEAWSKMEEFRIDLAVVDIMMPFKDGWELTKEIKEYFDIPVLMVTARGESHDKLKGFDIGTDDYVVKPFDPQEMVARVKALLRRYRVEANNIIYMGNIKLDRTKLEMSAGETSEQLPLKEFELLFTLVSSPRKIFTRDQLIQLIWGYDYEGDERTVDVHIKRLRERLNHMENVGMEIKTIRGLGYRVEGC
- a CDS encoding sensor histidine kinase, which translates into the protein MKSIYVKLVLSFIITILLSVVITVVVTTFLSKQKLEMRLGQDMVKIGEDFIDLYGAEDSGKAARFLSNSSFIHFSFIIIDDQHEEKVLGQPGPPIPITPEEVDQVLDGKRYSNLNEEKGDRPQPNVVGLPFKENGRSYALFIQSHPQRQFSVIQDVQNIQLITILLVGIVLFAYVSTIIIKPIKRLSTAMKVVGQGEYNVQVEHATNDEIGLLTKNFNQMTKELNKIETMRQEFIASVSHEIQSPLTSIRGFSAALKDDIVSEDKKIQYLTIIEKESTRLSQLSSNLLKLASLDSEHQTLMLQQYRLDEQIRHVVMALEPQWTKKNIEIDLDLSNVQMEADKDLLEQVWLNLVTNAIKYTPENGFVKISIHLKNEEIDVKVKDNGIGIAEEDQKYIFESFYKVDKSRTLKGSGLGLAITKKIVRLHEGAIRVESKKEQGSVFTVTLPIKKNSNKKDSSV
- a CDS encoding YezD family protein codes for the protein MASITQEKLDYIVKLLTEINYGSVLITLHDGQITQVDSTEKNRFLAKSKVASHK
- a CDS encoding Fur-regulated basic protein FbpA; protein product: MENLLRAAVRQRKQYLIEELLKKGIYKKENHHLFELTLSDLEKEYQARSK
- a CDS encoding ketoacyl-ACP synthase III; translated protein: MIQSKARITGMGTYTPKQKLTNDHLKEIVDTNDEWIVQRTGMKERRIADEGEYTSTLAIQAVENLLQRYAVEIEDVDAIIVSTTTPDHFFPSVACQIQDYFHIEQAAAFDLSAACAGFTYGLHVANGLVTSGLHKKILVIGAEVMSKITDYTDRATCVLFGDGAGAMLVEYDEHNPSFLGCHYGTDGSGGVNLYRSNLSDTLSGKEINSSGNLVQNGREVYRFAVRTVPKGVEALLKNTSILLSAVNWFIPHSANLRMIEAICAKTGVSTDKTLTSVQYCGNTSSASIPLALNEGIVTGKVRENDLLILYGFGGGLTHCGVLIKWTCNEKS
- a CDS encoding response regulator transcription factor, which gives rise to MYRNHVLYIEDNEEIGLMIQKELKKQNYEVTWLQSGDSASQFIKQADIVILDVMLPGLDGFTGGKKLKKLAPDVPVLMLSARTALEDKIMGLEFADDYVTKPFHPEELLARLEVLLRRFSRKKEELILKHLHISMRDYRVMNRETSEEISLTGKQFHIFTYFLQHLNQILTKEQIYEGVWKERYIEGDKTLMVHIRYLREKLEKNAAKPEIIETIRGIGYRIKQ
- a CDS encoding sensor histidine kinase, with protein sequence MRIQGLLNEEYKGKSYYEQMWNEEAQKLEGANEETINKKLKLLKKKCPEASMFWVNAAGQTKLPFPYNESLPKKWSSSYTAEFIKSRYGNDPYTVLAFIGADKKQGFMVIEVPEKAVELPIQKLDPAYYNIYLGFVFIIVLSFIVLSLFFFVQIRKRLRALQTAMNNKDEQGIPLPVVSGSTDEIGQLEQSFNQMVKQLHESRNREQQEEQLRQDLIMSLSHDLRTPLTTVRTHIYQLKNEEVTLNVQQALEVIDTKVEFVSSLIDNLFSYTLLLNGKYPYREEEIDMVRFLRKSIAQWYPLFEEANMEVGIQLSSQSIYWYGDVQWLERIIDNLCQNVIRHAKEGRFIGFRLVQNNGSSSLIIFDKGSGFKKNSETKQNGVGLAIVDAMIKEMELTWSIHSTKNGTDIQITYEARD
- a CDS encoding ABC transporter ATP-binding protein, encoding MEIVKTTQLIKVFKGVEAVSEVNLSIKEGEIYGFLGPNGAGKTTTIRMLLGLMKPTRGEIELFGESIKNHRQHIRALKKIGSLVESPSYYAHLTARENLEVLRKILGVSKKRVDEVLDIVKLTKEANRPVKGFSLGMKQRLGIASALLGNPRLLILDEPTNGLDPAGIQEIRSLIKEMPRKNGVTVLISSHLLYEIDHLATQVGIITKGKMLFNGSIESLRKKANHQVAFTIGEIEKAKTILLTNGFVPTIDKNSLLLDYIDHEQVAHLVYQLVQENVSIYRVEEKTKSLEDIFLKLTSEENEHVHENTAG
- a CDS encoding ABC transporter permease, whose protein sequence is MFMKILQAECMKLKRKGLWLLLLLGPAGVIGLTLVDYSVRYEYLIQQNPNVWEGLFHEINITLPTAFLLGGTILASNIAHVEYHRSSWKQLLSLPVSRLSVYTGKFIVVMAMLLIASAVLLISIIGLGWWLGFGLPPSWKTLFVYNFYPFFSAIPFVAIQIWLSMLFKNQSGSLALGIMMSVIMSGMGDLPSWFIWQWPMLVFSDYRNTYMITGAIIGIFLYGAGAFHFIRKDVA